TTCCCAAGTACTCCAGTACGGGACGAGATTGGAATTTGCGATCAGTACGCGTGGTGCGTTTGTCCATGTTTTAAAAATACCGACTGGTTTTCCTGACTGAACAAGAAGTGTCTCATCGTTGTCTAGTTTTTGTAAAGCGGCAACAATTGCATGAAAGCATTCCCAGTTACGTGCTGCTTTTCCTGTGCCACCGTAAATGATGAGTTGTTCTGGCAGTTCCGCATTGGTAAGATTGTTTTCAAGCATCCGGAGGATGCCTTCTTGTTTCCAACCCTTGCATCGGAGCGTGGTACCCTTTGTGAGTGGAATCGTATGTTTCATGACGTATCACATCTAGTGAATCACAAAGGTGTTGTTTAAGTTTTTTATTAGTAATTGTGTGGGAATCGGAAGGAGGCTGGCCTCACGAGGAGGGGATGGGATGCACGTAAAAAAACAACTACCAGCCCAATTCCTTCCAAGAATCACATATTCGTATCTAATATTTATAATTTACGTAGACAATCGTTTCACATAATTCGTCTTTTTGTTTTAATAAAAAGTTATTTCGTAGATAAAAAAATGTATGTATTATATGCGGAACTAACGCATGTAGGTTAGTCATTTTATTGATACAAAAAGGGAAGGACGGCTGGCCTCACTAGGAGGGGATGGGATGCACTCTAACAAAACAACAACTACCAGCCCAATTCCTTCCATAGAATAAAAAGGAATAAGTACTATATATTTTTTTCGCTTTAAACAAAAGAAATGCTGACAACGTTACTTCCTCGGAGGATAATTCTCCCAAGTCTACGTTTTTTTTCATCTTTATCTGTCTCTTCAACCTCATCAAGAACCAGATTCATGTATTCATCGAATCCTAAGAGTTTTCCTTCAATACGTCTACTATCCTTTAACAGAAGAAGTAGTTTTTGATTCACTGATTTTTCGAGGATATCTAATGGTAACGCCATAGCATACGGTAAGATGACAACCCTTTTTAAAGATATTCCTTTCGATTTCTATGGCAATAACAATGGTTGATACCCGCCAACAAGAAGGCTCGGGTCGCCAAATAAAATCCAGGTTGCAGGAACTTGAACATCGATCCATGCATCAGAAAGATACACTGGATCTGAACTCAGCCAATTAATCGGATACGTGGTTGTATACCAATTTATTGCACCTCTCCAAGCATCTCCAAGGATATGTTGACCATAGGTCCCATACTGTTCAAAAAAGGCAACCTCAAGTTCATTGATACCACCGATAAATGCATGTTTATCTTCTTTGGTGAATCCAAGAGCAGTTGCCCCAAGTGTTGCAATAGAACCACCACGAACAACACGGGTGAGCCTCCACCCAAGACATTCAAATACTCCCTCCTGCCGATACCGTAATGTTTTGTTGAAATTTCGAAAGATGTTGACATCAAATTGAAGGTTGTGACATCCTGAAAGCACACAAACAGGATATCGGTTGTTGTTGTTTAAACGATGAACGTTTGTAGTACTTAACGCATGAACAAAGCCTGTTCCATTTGGATTATTATTACCCCATTGTTTTGGACTGCCATGACCAACAAAGTAGAGAAAACCACATCCAGGATTCACCGCTTTTTGCACATCTCTAAAACCAGTCAACGTTCCTGATGAAGTGTATAAGCGGACGGGAAAAAAACCAGTCATATTTTCTAATGCTTGATCACCATAATATTCACCTTCGTATCCAGTCCAGTTTGGATTATGTGATTCCGGGTAAGTATCCCCAGCTGCAACAACCATTCGGTTAAACCATGATTGCCCCCAGGTTTTCGTCTCGTAGGTGATGATTTTGTCGACCATGATACTTACTTCATACTCGTTTCTGCAGGGAAGCCGGCCAACTGCAACATCTGCTGTGAGATCAATATTGATATCCTCGGGTGTTTCACCATAGATCCATTCACCATAATCACCATCGCCATCACTATCCCACGTTGAAAAATTTCCTGCTGCATCATAAATATCAGCATAGTAAAGATCAGAAAGAATTTCTGACTCCCAATCATTCGCCATGTGAAGGTATCGAACAGGTACATACCAGAACGGAAGTTGCCCTTTTTTTCCACCGACAAGAAGCACGTATTTAATACCCCATTCTTCTATCGCTGTTTTAATATAGTATTTTATTTTCTCAGCTTGGTCACGACCATGCCAGTACATCTGATGGTAGATTTCATCTAG
The nucleotide sequence above comes from Candidatus Thermoplasmatota archaeon. Encoded proteins:
- a CDS encoding LSM domain-containing protein, whose product is MALPLDILEKSVNQKLLLLLKDSRRIEGKLLGFDEYMNLVLDEVEETDKDEKKRRLGRIILRGSNVVSISFV
- a CDS encoding C25 family cysteine peptidase; protein product: MLPSTSGRKTDVNNFGNIPNIKISSSTNAIYQLLIVAPKVFIDELEPLVCHKQRMGISTRLVTLDEIYHQMYWHGRDQAEKIKYYIKTAIEEWGIKYVLLVGGKKGQLPFWYVPVRYLHMANDWESEILSDLYYADIYDAAGNFSTWDSDGDGDYGEWIYGETPEDINIDLTADVAVGRLPCRNEYEVSIMVDKIITYETKTWGQSWFNRMVVAAGDTYPESHNPNWTGYEGEYYGDQALENMTGFFPVRLYTSSGTLTGFRDVQKAVNPGCGFLYFVGHGSPKQWGNNNPNGTGFVHALSTTNVHRLNNNNRYPVCVLSGCHNLQFDVNIFRNFNKTLRYRQEGVFECLGWRLTRVVRGGSIATLGATALGFTKEDKHAFIGGINELEVAFFEQYGTYGQHILGDAWRGAINWYTTTYPINWLSSDPVYLSDAWIDVQVPATWILFGDPSLLVGGYQPLLLP